The proteins below are encoded in one region of Nocardioides marmorisolisilvae:
- a CDS encoding septum formation family protein: protein MRLSALLALVVLLPLVLGGCGAKPAPSDRTTPPRVGACRDLDTQDVAAHTDDTPTVACSRPHTAQTFLVGRLPRRTGASYDDRWHGSHVYDTCGPAFERFLGADDSLVMRIRISWVWFRPSAAAWKRGARWFRCDAVGGPDGARRLAYLPTVTKGLFQGRPAQQWLACSRGSTFAGSTRVPCSARHDWRAIATVKLGQPDDPYPGDRISEVRARDYCSDQVGAWLNYALDYGYGYTYFHAAEWRAGNRRAVCWAETDQ, encoded by the coding sequence ATGCGCCTATCCGCCCTGCTCGCCCTCGTCGTGCTGCTCCCCCTCGTGCTCGGCGGTTGCGGCGCGAAGCCGGCGCCGTCGGACCGGACGACGCCGCCGCGCGTCGGCGCCTGTCGGGACTTGGACACCCAGGACGTCGCGGCGCACACCGACGACACCCCGACCGTGGCCTGCAGCCGCCCGCACACGGCCCAGACGTTCCTGGTCGGCCGGCTGCCTCGCCGTACCGGTGCGTCGTACGACGATCGCTGGCACGGCAGCCACGTCTACGACACCTGCGGCCCGGCGTTCGAGCGATTCCTCGGTGCCGACGACAGCCTGGTGATGCGGATCCGGATCAGCTGGGTCTGGTTCCGGCCCTCCGCGGCTGCCTGGAAGAGGGGCGCGCGCTGGTTCCGCTGCGACGCAGTCGGGGGCCCGGACGGTGCGCGCCGGCTGGCCTACCTCCCGACGGTGACCAAGGGACTGTTCCAGGGCCGGCCGGCCCAGCAGTGGCTCGCATGCTCGCGCGGCAGCACGTTCGCCGGGTCGACCCGGGTGCCGTGCTCGGCGCGCCACGACTGGCGGGCGATCGCAACGGTCAAGCTCGGTCAGCCCGATGATCCCTATCCCGGTGACCGGATCTCCGAGGTCCGTGCCCGCGACTACTGCTCCGACCAGGTCGGGGCCTGGCTGAACTACGCCCTGGACTATGGCTACGGCTACACCTACTTCCACGCCGCGGAGTGGCGGGCGGGCAACCGGCGAGCGGTCTGCTGGGCGGAGACCGACCAGTGA
- a CDS encoding flavodoxin family protein, with amino-acid sequence MPSLLVVHHSPTRSLHALTEAVLAGAHDDAIEGVEVVVRPALEATAADVLGADGYLLGTTANFGYMSGALKHFFDSTFLQVGGALDPSGAAGESAGQTTGRPFGLYVHGRYDTTGAVRSVLSIVGALGWRQGFEVLEAMGDVTDADTARAYELGATLAALLID; translated from the coding sequence ATGCCCAGCCTGTTGGTGGTCCACCACTCCCCGACCCGGTCGTTGCACGCTCTCACCGAGGCCGTCCTGGCCGGTGCGCACGACGACGCGATCGAGGGCGTGGAGGTCGTCGTACGACCCGCGCTCGAGGCCACGGCCGCCGACGTGCTCGGCGCCGACGGCTACCTGCTCGGGACCACCGCGAACTTCGGATACATGTCCGGCGCGCTCAAGCACTTCTTCGACTCCACCTTCCTCCAGGTGGGCGGGGCGCTGGATCCCAGCGGCGCCGCGGGCGAGTCGGCAGGGCAGACCACCGGCAGACCCTTCGGCCTCTACGTGCACGGCCGCTACGACACCACGGGCGCGGTCCGGTCCGTGCTCTCGATCGTCGGCGCACTGGGCTGGCGGCAGGGATTCGAGGTCCTCGAGGCGATGGGCGACGTCACCGACGCCGACACGGCAAGGGCCTATGAGCTCGGCGCTACGCTCGCGGCGTTGCTCATCGACTGA
- a CDS encoding glyoxalase superfamily protein: protein MVDYRLELVILPVADVDRAVAFYGTTLGWSVDHDQTVSDEVRFVQVTPPGSAASIAFGRGLTSAEPGSVSGLQVVVADADAAHDDLAGRGVTVEPVEELPWGRFVHFTDPDGNAWHVQQLPAWSGA from the coding sequence GTGGTGGACTACCGTCTCGAGCTCGTGATCCTCCCCGTCGCCGACGTCGACCGGGCCGTCGCCTTCTACGGCACCACCCTGGGTTGGTCGGTCGACCACGACCAGACCGTCAGTGACGAGGTGCGGTTCGTCCAGGTCACGCCGCCCGGGTCTGCGGCGTCGATCGCGTTCGGCCGGGGCCTGACCAGCGCCGAGCCCGGCTCGGTCAGCGGGCTCCAGGTCGTGGTGGCCGATGCCGACGCCGCACACGACGACCTGGCCGGTCGCGGGGTCACGGTGGAGCCGGTCGAGGAGCTCCCGTGGGGCCGCTTCGTGCACTTCACCGACCCGGACGGCAACGCCTGGCACGTCCAGCAGCTCCCCGCGTGGTCCGGCGCCTGA